A window of Actinomycetota bacterium genomic DNA:
CGTCGAACAGGCCGGCCGGGCCCCCATAGGTCGCATCGATCGTGCCGATCGCACCCGTGGCGAACTCGAACAGGATCGAGTATCGGTCCTCACTTCCCGGACGGTCCATCACTGCAGTGACGGCGGTGATCGGCCCTCCCAGCGCCTCGAGTACGTAGACGCGGTGAACCCCGGCGTCCATGAGGAGACCACCGCCGGCCTGAGCGGGGTTCGATCGCCATCCACCGTACTTGCCCCCGATCGCAAGCCTCGCCCGGATCGTCAGCACGTCCCCGAGATCCCCCCGCTCGAGCATTCCGGCGAGCCTACGATGCGGCTCATAGAACAACTGGTTGTGCGACACTCCGACACTGCGACCTGCGTCCGCTGCGACGGCCAGGATCTGGTCGCACTCGGCAACGGACATCGCCATCGGCTTCTCGAGCAATACGTGCCGTCCGGCCGCCAGGGCCCGTAACGCGTGGGACGCATGGAGGTGGTGTGGCAGGCAGATATCGACAACCTCGATGTCATCGTCTGCGAGCAACTCGTCGAGCGACGAGGCCACCCGCCCATCGCCCCGAGACCGTTCCATGAGATCCGCATCGAGATCGCAGACAGTCACCGGTCCAACATGTGCCGATTCGCGCAGTCCGGCGAGATGGACCTGGCCGATCTCCCCGAGACCGATCAGGCCGACACCCACCATCAGGCGGCTCCCGGGACAAGGGCGCGCACCTGGTCCATCGCGAGCCGCGCCGCCGCGACGGGGTCGTTTCCGAGCACCTGGTCGAGGTACCGATAGGCCTCGAACTCGACCGAGAGCGGGCCCGTGTACCCGGTGTCATCGAGCGCCGTGAAGAACTCCGGCCACGGCACCTTGCCTTCGCCGAGCAGACAGAACAGGAAGTCCTCGCCCTCTATGCCCGGCGCTCCGAACGCGTCCTTGAGGTGGACGTGGACGATTCGATCGCCTACCTCACGTACGAAACCGGGGATGTCGTCATTCTCCATCACGAAGTGGCTCGGATCGAAGTTGACCGCGCAGGGAACCTCGGCAAGCACCCTGCGCATCGTGGCCGCGTCGTGGGCCAGGGTGCCCCAACAGGGCTCCAAGGCAACCTTCACACCGAGAGGCT
This region includes:
- a CDS encoding Gfo/Idh/MocA family oxidoreductase gives rise to the protein MVGVGLIGLGEIGQVHLAGLRESAHVGPVTVCDLDADLMERSRGDGRVASSLDELLADDDIEVVDICLPHHLHASHALRALAAGRHVLLEKPMAMSVAECDQILAVAADAGRSVGVSHNQLFYEPHRRLAGMLERGDLGDVLTIRARLAIGGKYGGWRSNPAQAGGGLLMDAGVHRVYVLEALGGPITAVTAVMDRPGSEDRYSILFEFATGAIGTIDATYGGPAGLFDDQIEVVGTEAIARVAGCEALFEGFATGPALRVWRNGTWTERDSANDWAGSVKVSVDAFCAAVANGTEPPVTGADGRRIVQIIEAAYASAREGIRVEIDSSRFDLSRRSSPQRSRISLPPEVMG
- a CDS encoding sugar phosphate isomerase/epimerase, which gives rise to MRRPIAFLAEIGFATMPADEVAAAITGAGYDSIEWTMAHIDDFVEPACAIACQQDLVTDPVGGLERTKSAIDVAARRSVPTVNVLTGPNLWEDGAAARHDEAAWTDSLRALEAACAYAEPLGVKVALEPCWGTLAHDAATMRRVLAEVPCAVNFDPSHFVMENDDIPGFVREVGDRIVHVHLKDAFGAPGIEGEDFLFCLLGEGKVPWPEFFTALDDTGYTGPLSVEFEAYRYLDQVLGNDPVAAARLAMDQVRALVPGAA